From Flavipsychrobacter sp., a single genomic window includes:
- a CDS encoding TolC family protein, whose translation MFSKKQYTYILTACLILTFQACKAPSVIEAKLNKTIPKTYATGTVDTTNSATMNWRTYFTDPYLQTLIDTALNKNQELLITFQEIQISRNEVRAKKGKYLPEVNIGAAGGINKVSRYTNIGALEKNVEIEPGKETPEPLQDYLVGLDASWEVDIWKKLRNAKKAAVARYLSSIEGKNFIVTNLISEIARSYYELLALDNQLNILDRNIAIQSNALNIVKIQKDAAKANELAVRRFEAEVLKTKGLRYAILQRITETENRINFLAGRYPQHIERSSEKFVDAELINAKAGIPVQLLSNRPDIKQAELALKAAKLDVKSAKAAFYPSLRITGGVGVQAYNAVYLIKKPESLIFSLVGDLAAPLINRNEIKAKYLNANAKQQQAIYSYEQTILKAYNEVANQLSKINNLNNSYEIKTQQVGALTESINISVKLFKSARADYMEVLLTQRDAVEAKFEMVELKMQQMNAMVNIYQSLGGGWSQ comes from the coding sequence ATGTTTAGTAAAAAACAATATACATACATTCTAACAGCATGCCTGATACTAACATTTCAGGCATGCAAAGCTCCTTCTGTAATAGAAGCGAAGCTGAACAAAACTATTCCAAAGACATATGCGACAGGTACAGTAGATACTACCAATTCAGCAACAATGAATTGGAGAACATATTTTACTGACCCTTATCTGCAAACACTGATAGACACTGCATTAAATAAAAACCAAGAGTTATTAATAACATTTCAGGAGATACAAATTAGCCGTAACGAGGTAAGGGCTAAAAAAGGTAAATACCTACCCGAAGTAAACATTGGCGCTGCAGGTGGAATAAATAAAGTTTCTAGATATACAAACATTGGTGCGCTTGAGAAAAATGTAGAAATAGAACCGGGAAAGGAAACACCAGAACCGCTACAAGATTACTTAGTTGGTTTAGATGCATCTTGGGAAGTTGATATTTGGAAAAAGCTACGTAATGCTAAAAAGGCAGCCGTTGCCAGATACTTATCTTCTATTGAGGGTAAAAACTTTATAGTTACAAACCTAATTTCGGAAATAGCACGTTCCTATTACGAGCTCTTGGCATTAGACAATCAACTAAACATCCTAGATAGGAATATAGCGATACAAAGCAATGCGCTAAATATTGTAAAGATTCAAAAAGATGCAGCAAAAGCAAACGAACTGGCTGTTCGCAGGTTTGAAGCAGAGGTATTAAAAACAAAAGGCCTGAGATATGCAATACTACAACGTATAACAGAAACAGAAAACAGAATAAATTTTCTTGCAGGTAGATACCCACAACACATAGAAAGAAGTTCTGAAAAGTTTGTAGATGCAGAATTGATAAATGCTAAAGCAGGTATACCTGTGCAATTATTAAGTAACCGCCCCGATATAAAGCAGGCGGAGCTTGCACTGAAGGCGGCAAAATTGGATGTAAAATCTGCAAAGGCAGCATTCTACCCTTCTTTGCGTATTACGGGAGGTGTTGGCGTACAAGCTTATAATGCAGTTTACTTAATTAAAAAGCCTGAGTCACTTATATTCTCGCTGGTGGGAGATTTAGCAGCACCTCTTATTAATAGGAATGAGATAAAAGCCAAATATCTGAATGCCAATGCTAAACAACAACAAGCCATCTATAGCTATGAGCAAACTATACTAAAAGCATATAACGAGGTTGCTAATCAGTTATCTAAAATCAATAACCTTAATAACAGTTACGAGATAAAAACACAACAAGTAGGCGCACTCACAGAATCAATTAACATATCTGTAAAGCTGTTCAAATCTGCACGTGCCGACTACATGGAAGTATTACTTACACAACGCGATGCTGTAGAAGCAAAGTTTGAAATGGTAGAACTAAAGATGCAGCAAATGAATGCTATGGTTAATATCTATCAATCACTTGGCGGAGGATGGAGTCAATAA